GGCGGCTTTTTTGAAGGTCCCGGAGGCGGCGAAGTGAGGGTACTGCAATTCCTTCCCGGCGAAGAGTTCGGCGATGGTGAGGATTTGCAGGCGGGGAAAACGATGGCCGGGAAAATGGACCGGCTCGTAGAACCCTGCGGCCGCGGCCTCCTCCCGCATGGGTTTGGTGGGCGGCTTTAAGGTCAGAAAGGCCCCGATGGCCGCTTTTTCCCGGTCCAGCACGCCTTTCAGGTCCCGGATGTCCCCGGCCTTGACGCCGCCGCTCTTTACCTGGATCAGAACTTTTTTATAATTGCCGGAGTTGTCGTCGTCGAAATAGATCACGCCGTCGATGCCGGAGTCCGCGCCCTTCTTTTTATCCTGGGCCGGGCGGGCCGAGACGCGGCCCAAGGCCCACCACTCGAACTGGTGGCGGTTGGCCAGGGCCAGGGCTTCGGCGCTGAGGACGTCCGCGGGCTCGCCGATGACCTCGAACGGGGCCAAATCCGGGTCGAAGCTGTCATGCAGGCGCTGCTTGATGAGGGTGATGGCCAGGTGAGTGACATCGATGCCGATCCAGCGGCGTTTCAAGCGCTCGGCTACGTTTAAGGCGGTGCCGCAGCCGCAGAAGGGGTCCAGGACCAGGTCGCCTTCGTTGCTGCTGGCCCGGATGATGCGCTCCAACAAGGCTTCGGGTTTTTGGGTGGGGTAGCCCAGGCGTTCGGCAGCTTGGGAACCAATTACAGGTAAATCATCCCAGATATTTTGTAATTTAATCCCAGGAGATTCATCTAAATACATTTTCAAGCGCAAAGCGCCTTTCTCATCCTTCGGGAAATGCAACCGATTTTCCTTATCATATTGCATTAAACGTTCACGGTTGCAGGACCATCCATTAGGATGAGGATAATAAGTAACCCCATTACTAGCCGTAAATGGAAAGTTCAAATTTGGTCTTGGACCTGGGTTACGAAGCGTTACAGATTGCCACCGTCTTCCATCGGGATCGCGATATTTAAAAGTTTTCTCAATATATTCAGGTGGAAATGGGGCATATAGTTGGTTCCAAATATACGAATCACTCTTAGTATAAACAAATATGCAATCGAAAATAGATCCAAAATTCCTGCCGACATTCCCATGACTGTGTGTTCTCTTCCACGTAATTTCATTTAAGAAAAACCGATGGCCAAAGACTGAATCAAGTAATAATTTAATATAATGACTCGCCGTCGGATCGCAGTGCAGGTACATGGAGCCGGTGGGTTTCAAAACCCGGTGCAGTTCCACCAGGCGCACGGCCATCATGGTGAGGTAGGCCATCATGTTGTTTTGGCCCAAAAAGGCGCGCAGGGCCTGGAGCAGGTCCGCGAGCTTCCGGGGTCCCAGGGTGACCACATCGCGGTAGGCGCCCTCGGCCTCCTGTCCCCACTGCCAGGTGTCTTCGAACGCGGTGATCTGGGCCGCGGATTTCTCGCCGCTTTTCTCGGCGAACAGGACGTTATAGGTGGCGTTGGAGTTGAACGGCGGGTCGAGGTAGATGAGGTCCACGCTGCCGGCAGGGATATGCTGGCCCCGGAGGATATCCAGGTTGTCGCCGAAATAAAGCTGATTCTTCCAGGTTTCCATGGGGCTGATTCAGATTAGCCCGTTACGGCGCGGAAGGAAAGAGAAAAAGGTCCCAGGTGCGGCTTGGGGTATATATACTCAGTGCCAAAAGAGCCCCTTGCAAAAGTCTCATTGAGGTCGATATCTTATCTGGGCGTTTATAAATTCCTCGGTGGCACAGGCGTCTCGCCTGTGCGAATCGAAGTCTCCCTTTGAAAAAGGGGGATTTAGGCAGCAATGTCCGGTTAGAAAATTGCATAAGGTTGTTCTGCCCCCCTCATACCAAACTGCGATCAAACAGGTAATTTATTTTTTGTAGGGGCGGACCTATGTGTCCGCCCTCAGGTTGGGCGCACACTCGGGTACTCCACTACAGACCGTGAGCTTTTCTTACTTCTATGAGCGCAACTTAGTATCACCCCAGCCCTCTCCCCCCGAAGCGGGTGGAGAGGGGGTAGGAGATGTGGCCGTTTTAGTAACCATAAGGCATTAAATCGGTTCCACTTTATCCCCTCTCCCCAATGGGGGAGAGGGTTAGGGTGAGGGGGAAGTAAGCTTCTCGGAGCCGGAAGTGCGAAACGAATTTTTGAGCTGTTGGACTACGCCCAACGAACTTCCTCATTTGCAAAAACCAAACCGGACACTGCTGGGATTTAGGGGGATTTGGCTTTTCATGGTAAAACCCGCGGCCTCGGCATTTTTGCAAGAGCCTCAAAAGTTTTTTCTTATTCCCCTCACCTTCCTCGCTATATTTTAGGGAATGGGCGCAACCCTGATCCTGTGCGCCTGAAAAGCGGGTCATCTTTCTCAGCGCTGCTGGCTGCCCTCCCGGTGTCCAGTTTATGCTGTCCCCATGCCTTGCCGGGATAAAAGAGAGACACGTAAAATCAACCTGAGGATAATCGGCGGGTTGAACCTGTCCCACCCGTACCGCGTCCCGGCACGCGGCTGCCGGCGCATCAGTAATATATTGATATTATTAACGAATCTTTGTGAGACTTAGATTTTAACCCTGGGACCAGCACGGCACGACCGTGGCACGACCTTGGCAAAGAGCCGGATACGGCACGCACGCACGCGGATTCAGGCCGGGTACAGCGCGAGGGGACCTTGCAACGTACCCGCCACGTGTCCCGCGATTTCCCCCCAAATCTGCCCGCGACGACAAATTTCAGGGCTTTTTGGGGGTAGTTTAGGATGAAAAAGAGCACCAGTTTTGCTGGAATTTCGAAGGTTGTGCAAACCGGAAGCCGGTTTTACGGGGTGGGGAACAGAGTTTTTCAAAAACGCGGGGCGGACAAAGGGAGCCTGCCCCCTGATTTTCAGGCCATTTGCTGCCTGGCGGCCTCTGAAAGTCCCCCTTTGAAAAAGGGGGATTAGGGGGATTTAAAGATCTGCCCTATAAGAGCTCACCTTGTTTATCTTTCGAGGCCCGCCCCACCGGGGCGTCCAGCAGCGGTTATACCAAGTTGCGGTCATACAGGTAATTATAGTTTTTGTAGGGGCGGACCTATGTGTCCGCCCTCAGAGTGGTCGCACATGCAAGTGTGCCTCTACAAAACCGAAGCTATTTTTACTTCTATGAGCGCAACTTGGTATTAGACATAGACCAGCGGCGGGTCGTCGTTTTTGCGTTCCACGATTTCGCCGATGACGTAGCCCTGCTCTTGGAGCCCCTGGAGACGCAGCAGGACGTCGGCCTCTTGGTCCTCGGCCACCACGAGCGCCAGGCCGATGCCATTGTTGAAGGTGCGGAGCATTTCGTCTTCCGGGATATTACCCCGATCCCGGAGGACGTGAAAAATCGGGGGCACCGACCAGGATTGCCGGTGAATGACCGCCTGGCAGGATTTGGGCAGGATGCGGGGCAGATTGTCGGTTATGCCGCCCCCGGTGATGTGGCAGATGCCGCTCAACGGGAAGTCCCGGAGCAGATTGAGCACCGCCTCCACATAGATGCGGGTGGGTTTCAGGAGTTCCTCGCCTAGAGGTCCCCCCAATTCGGGGATGTTGTCTTCCACCCGCAAGCGGTGGCGTTCAAACAGCACCTGACGCACCAGGGAAAAGCCGTTGGCGTGAAGGCCGCTAGAGGCGAGGCCTATGATGCGGTGACCTACGGCGATGGTGGAGCCGTCGATAATCGCATCCCGTTCTACTACACCCACCACAAAGCCGGCCAGATCGTAGTCGCCGGGTTGGTAGATGCCGGGCATTTCGGCGGTCTCCCCGCCGATGAGGGAGCAGCGGGCCTGGCGGCAGCCGTGGGTGACGCCTTCAATGATGAGCGTGGCGATTTCGGTGGACAATTCCCCCATGGCCAAATAATCCAGAAAGAAGAGCGGGGTGGCGCCATGGACTATAATGTCATTGGCGCACATGGCTACCAGGTCGATGCCGATGGTATCGTGGCGGTTCATCAGGATGGCGATTTTGATTTTGGTGCCCACGCCATCCGTGGAGGAGACCAGCACCGGATCACGGTAGCGGTCGGCGCCCAGATGAAACATGCCGCCGAAGGACCCGATCTCCCCCAGGACCCCGGTGCGGTAGGTAGCTTTCACCAGGGGCCGGATGCTTTTGACAAAGGCGTCCGCCTTGTCAATATCGACCCCGGCGTCTTTATAAGTGCTAATATCGGCCATCCCCTTTGTTTCCCCCTCAAAGGCGTACGGGCCAGGCTATGGCAAGACGGAAGCTTAAAATTCCTTGTTTGTTTTCGGCTGGTCCTCCAGGCTTTCGGGGCCATGGCAGGCGCAACCTTCGGTGCCATCTTCCCCCAGGACCCATTGGCCGCAGGATTGGCATTGTTGACCGACGCGGTAATCTCCCCCCTGGATGCAGATGGCTTTGCCGTGGACCAGTGCTTCAGCCACCGCCCGATGGGCCCGAGACAACATCCGGGTCACCGTGGGGCGGGAAACTTGCATGCGTTGGGCCACCTCTTCCTGGGTCATCTCCAGAAAGTCGGCCAGGCGCATGGCCTCCAGTTCGTCCACCGTAATCACTATCTGCTGCAGGGACCTGAGAGGAATGCCCCGGGGCTTAAAAAAAGTCACCCCCGGCTCGGTTTCCACCCAGCGGCATTTTTTTGGTCTGCCCATTTTTCTCTCCCTCACCGTAATGTTATATTTTTAAGGTTATAAGGGAAACTGTCAAGGATAAAGCGAAAATCTCCCCTGGGACCTGCCAGCCATTGACGAACCGGGGAACGCGACGTATGTTTAGGACACGATTTTGTTCTTCACACGGATCATTAACGTAGCTGCGGGTTTAAAACCCGCACCTGCAGCCGGAATGGCCTAAAGGAGTTGGAATTGAGCCGGACTTATCGGGCACAGGTAGACGAATGCGTCCAATTTATTGCCCCGCGCCTCAGTGCAGCGCCGGAGTGGGGGATTGTCCTGGGGACCGGGCAGGGGGACTGGGCCGCGCGCCTTACGGGCGGGGGTTGCCTGGCTTATGAGGAGTTGCCCCATTTTCCTCCGGCCACCAGTCCCAGCCATGCCGGCCGCCTTTGCTGGGGGCAGATGGCCGGTAAGCAGGTCATGCTCTGCCAGGGCCGGTTCCATGCGTATGAGGGCTACAGCCTGCGCCAGGTAACCTTTCCGGTCCGGGTCATGGCGAGCCTGGGGATCAAAACCCTGGTCGTCACCAATGCCGCCGGCGGCCTCAATCCTTTATTTAAGTCCGGCGACCTGATGCTCATCGCCGATCATATCAACCTGATTGGTGATAATCCCCTGGTGGGAGACAATATCGACGCCTGGGGTCCCCGCTTCCCGGACCTGAGCCAGGTTTATGACCGGGACTTGCGGGCGACGACCGAAAAGGTGGCCCGCCGCCTGGGCCTCGGCCTCCGACAGGGGATCTACGTGGCGGTCAAGGGTCCCAG
This region of Desulfobaccales bacterium genomic DNA includes:
- a CDS encoding DNA methyltransferase, with product METWKNQLYFGDNLDILRGQHIPAGSVDLIYLDPPFNSNATYNVLFAEKSGEKSAAQITAFEDTWQWGQEAEGAYRDVVTLGPRKLADLLQALRAFLGQNNMMAYLTMMAVRLVELHRVLKPTGSMYLHCDPTASHYIKLLLDSVFGHRFFLNEITWKRTHSHGNVGRNFGSIFDCIFVYTKSDSYIWNQLYAPFPPEYIEKTFKYRDPDGRRWQSVTLRNPGPRPNLNFPFTASNGVTYYPHPNGWSCNRERLMQYDKENRLHFPKDEKGALRLKMYLDESPGIKLQNIWDDLPVIGSQAAERLGYPTQKPEALLERIIRASSNEGDLVLDPFCGCGTALNVAERLKRRWIGIDVTHLAITLIKQRLHDSFDPDLAPFEVIGEPADVLSAEALALANRHQFEWWALGRVSARPAQDKKKGADSGIDGVIYFDDDNSGNYKKVLIQVKSGGVKAGDIRDLKGVLDREKAAIGAFLTLKPPTKPMREEAAAAGFYEPVHFPGHRFPRLQILTIAELFAGKELQYPHFAASGTFKKAARQHKGRTPKDKQGELL
- the purM gene encoding phosphoribosylformylglycinamidine cyclo-ligase, with product MADISTYKDAGVDIDKADAFVKSIRPLVKATYRTGVLGEIGSFGGMFHLGADRYRDPVLVSSTDGVGTKIKIAILMNRHDTIGIDLVAMCANDIIVHGATPLFFLDYLAMGELSTEIATLIIEGVTHGCRQARCSLIGGETAEMPGIYQPGDYDLAGFVVGVVERDAIIDGSTIAVGHRIIGLASSGLHANGFSLVRQVLFERHRLRVEDNIPELGGPLGEELLKPTRIYVEAVLNLLRDFPLSGICHITGGGITDNLPRILPKSCQAVIHRQSWSVPPIFHVLRDRGNIPEDEMLRTFNNGIGLALVVAEDQEADVLLRLQGLQEQGYVIGEIVERKNDDPPLVYV
- a CDS encoding DUF134 domain-containing protein — protein: MGRPKKCRWVETEPGVTFFKPRGIPLRSLQQIVITVDELEAMRLADFLEMTQEEVAQRMQVSRPTVTRMLSRAHRAVAEALVHGKAICIQGGDYRVGQQCQSCGQWVLGEDGTEGCACHGPESLEDQPKTNKEF
- a CDS encoding purine-nucleoside phosphorylase, whose translation is MSRTYRAQVDECVQFIAPRLSAAPEWGIVLGTGQGDWAARLTGGGCLAYEELPHFPPATSPSHAGRLCWGQMAGKQVMLCQGRFHAYEGYSLRQVTFPVRVMASLGIKTLVVTNAAGGLNPLFKSGDLMLIADHINLIGDNPLVGDNIDAWGPRFPDLSQVYDRDLRATTEKVARRLGLGLRQGIYVAVKGPSLETPAETRLLRLAGADAVGMSTVPEVITAVHAGLRVLGISVISNLNLPDAMAPIAIEAIIDTVSRAEPLLVELLLGVMQEVS